A genome region from Tolypothrix sp. PCC 7712 includes the following:
- a CDS encoding precorrin-8X methylmutase, whose translation MPDYIQDAKEIYRNSFAIIRSEANLEILPPDVAKVAVRLIHACGMTDIVTDLGYSPTAAQSGRAALADGAPILCDCRMVAEGITRRRLPANNQVICTLYDAEVPELAEKMGTTRSAAALELWHKHLEGAVVAIGNAPTALFRLLEMLDEGCPKPAVILGFPVGFVGAAESKAALAEDSRNVPFLTLHGRRGGSAIAAAAVNALATEEE comes from the coding sequence ATGCCTGACTACATCCAAGATGCCAAGGAAATCTATCGTAATTCTTTCGCGATTATCCGGTCGGAAGCGAATTTGGAAATATTGCCGCCAGATGTAGCAAAAGTTGCAGTACGTTTAATTCATGCCTGTGGAATGACGGATATTGTCACTGATTTGGGATATTCACCCACAGCAGCGCAATCTGGACGGGCAGCTTTGGCTGATGGCGCGCCAATACTCTGTGATTGCCGGATGGTAGCTGAAGGGATTACGAGGCGGCGATTACCTGCAAATAACCAAGTTATTTGTACGCTTTACGATGCAGAAGTTCCAGAATTAGCTGAGAAAATGGGTACTACGCGATCAGCGGCGGCTTTGGAATTATGGCACAAGCATCTCGAAGGTGCAGTGGTAGCAATTGGCAATGCGCCCACTGCCTTATTCCGGTTATTGGAAATGCTGGATGAGGGTTGCCCCAAACCTGCTGTCATCTTGGGTTTTCCCGTGGGGTTTGTGGGTGCAGCCGAGTCAAAAGCCGCACTAGCAGAAGATAGCCGTAATGTACCATTTTTAACATTACATGGTCGGCGTGGCGGGAGTGCGATCGCCGCCGCCGCAGTTAACGCCTTAGCAACAGAGGAAGAATAA
- a CDS encoding SAM-dependent methyltransferase — MTKIPLNLQTASGHQVLAAAGKKYLRPGGRIATDKLLMWANLQPGETVLELASSFGYSAIALAQRYHVKVIGIEKNHESVIHARANIHAAGLDNQIEIIEGDIFHLEQIPIKFDYVLAEAILTMQSPQGKAKLLAAIHHHLKPGGKFLSHELLASNKEAEIRKELAQVIRVNSTPLSETSWIQAFATAGLQVQQHHTGSMNLLNWQRMLQEEGIVNTIKILWNILTQPLIRQRVLEMRHVFHKYHQELGYILISAVAQ; from the coding sequence ATGACCAAAATTCCCCTCAATTTACAAACAGCTTCCGGACACCAAGTTTTAGCAGCCGCAGGCAAAAAATATCTGCGTCCTGGTGGCAGAATAGCTACAGATAAATTACTTATGTGGGCAAATTTACAACCAGGCGAAACAGTTTTAGAGCTAGCTTCTAGCTTTGGTTATAGTGCGATCGCTCTTGCTCAACGCTACCATGTAAAAGTAATCGGAATAGAAAAGAATCACGAAAGTGTAATTCATGCCCGTGCTAATATTCACGCTGCTGGGTTAGACAACCAAATCGAAATTATTGAAGGGGATATTTTTCATCTCGAGCAAATACCAATTAAGTTCGATTATGTTTTGGCGGAAGCCATTCTTACAATGCAATCTCCACAGGGGAAAGCTAAACTTTTGGCGGCAATTCATCATCACCTGAAACCAGGAGGAAAATTCCTCTCTCATGAACTATTAGCATCTAATAAAGAAGCAGAAATTCGTAAAGAATTAGCTCAGGTAATTCGTGTTAATTCTACACCACTTTCCGAAACTAGCTGGATTCAAGCTTTCGCAACAGCAGGATTACAAGTACAACAGCATCATACTGGTTCCATGAATTTATTGAATTGGCAAAGAATGCTGCAGGAAGAAGGTATTGTTAACACAATCAAGATTTTGTGGAATATCTTAACGCAACCCTTAATCCGCCAGCGTGTTTTAGAAATGCGCCATGTTTTCCATAAATATCATCAGGAATTAGGCTACATTCTCATATCTGCTGTTGCTCAATAA
- a CDS encoding cupin domain-containing protein, which produces MTSTITSNQSFVTQLQTQIEYPHSGVLSKVLLKDQVCQYTLFCLAANTEISEHTSTRNATISVIEGKGLLTLCGENIVLEPGVLVFMPANAPHALQTAENLSFLLILSAKAPDNN; this is translated from the coding sequence ATGACTTCCACCATCACAAGTAATCAATCTTTTGTTACTCAATTGCAAACACAAATTGAATATCCCCATAGTGGAGTTCTCAGTAAAGTACTGTTGAAAGACCAAGTTTGTCAATATACCTTATTTTGTCTAGCAGCTAATACAGAAATTTCAGAACATACCTCAACTCGCAATGCCACAATCAGCGTCATTGAAGGTAAAGGTTTACTAACTTTATGCGGGGAGAATATTGTCCTAGAACCTGGGGTTTTAGTTTTTATGCCTGCTAATGCACCTCACGCTTTACAAACTGCAGAAAATCTCAGCTTTTTGCTCATACTTTCCGCAAAAGCACCAGATAACAATTAA
- the cobG gene encoding precorrin-3B synthase → MLSGFTKCPGLFYATPAQDGILSRIRIPGGILNSQQCQAIADIADQYGRGYVDVTNRANLQVREIHQGINALVLQHLQALGLGCSNTTVDQIRNIMTSPTAGIDPQELIDTRPFVTAWDNYITANSQLSGLSAKFSVCFDGGGKVSVSDRVNDIVFAAVLVNGEVYFRLCLSVGAKGNPAQDTGILLPPEQCLPVLAALADVYLAHLDSTSKHKLRLREVLNNIGCENYLQQVQQLLAFVLSSPHTQKWEPKSEPQFQHIGIHPQRQPGLFYIGIVLPLGRLETRQLLGLADLAEKYGSGTLRLTPWQNILLSDIPQQSIADVQREIAALELDYSLGNINSTLVACSGSKGCASSATDTRGDALTLAEYLKTRVSLDSPVNIYFSGCPKSCAQHSKSDITLLGVSIEADNQKLEGYQVYVGVDDNEQKFGREYQFVTVAKMPAFIEKMLLVYKTQRLNLDETFREFANRYLKAEV, encoded by the coding sequence TTGCTGTCTGGATTTACTAAATGTCCTGGCTTATTCTACGCCACCCCTGCTCAAGATGGTATCTTATCCCGCATTAGAATACCTGGTGGGATTTTAAATAGTCAACAGTGTCAGGCGATCGCAGATATCGCTGATCAATATGGCCGTGGCTATGTCGATGTGACTAATCGCGCTAACTTGCAAGTGCGCGAAATCCATCAGGGGATCAATGCTCTTGTGTTGCAGCATCTCCAAGCTTTAGGTTTAGGTTGTAGTAACACAACTGTAGATCAAATCCGCAATATCATGACCAGTCCAACGGCTGGGATTGATCCCCAGGAATTGATCGATACCCGTCCCTTTGTGACAGCTTGGGATAATTACATCACAGCCAATTCTCAACTATCAGGACTATCTGCCAAATTTAGCGTCTGCTTTGATGGTGGTGGAAAAGTTTCGGTAAGCGATCGCGTTAATGATATCGTTTTCGCTGCTGTTTTAGTAAATGGAGAAGTTTACTTCCGCCTGTGTTTGAGTGTCGGCGCAAAGGGTAACCCAGCCCAGGATACAGGAATTTTATTGCCACCAGAGCAATGTTTACCCGTTTTAGCAGCTTTAGCCGATGTTTACCTAGCTCATCTTGATTCTACAAGTAAACACAAACTGCGTTTGAGAGAAGTATTGAACAATATAGGTTGCGAAAATTATCTGCAACAAGTCCAGCAGCTTCTAGCTTTTGTGCTTTCTTCCCCCCACACCCAGAAATGGGAACCGAAATCAGAACCCCAATTTCAACATATTGGCATTCATCCCCAGCGTCAGCCAGGTTTATTTTATATAGGAATTGTTTTACCCTTAGGTCGCTTAGAAACCAGACAATTATTAGGATTAGCGGATTTAGCAGAAAAATACGGTAGTGGTACTCTCAGGCTTACCCCTTGGCAGAACATACTATTAAGCGATATTCCCCAACAATCCATAGCTGATGTACAAAGAGAAATAGCAGCTTTGGAATTAGATTATTCCCTCGGCAATATCAACAGTACATTAGTTGCCTGTTCTGGTAGCAAGGGATGCGCCTCCTCAGCTACCGACACCAGAGGCGACGCATTAACATTGGCAGAATATCTTAAAACTCGGGTTTCCCTAGATAGCCCTGTAAATATATACTTTAGCGGTTGTCCTAAATCCTGCGCCCAGCACAGCAAAAGTGATATTACCCTACTCGGTGTCAGCATTGAGGCAGACAATCAAAAACTAGAAGGCTATCAAGTTTATGTAGGCGTTGACGACAACGAACAAAAATTTGGTCGCGAATATCAATTTGTAACTGTGGCGAAAATGCCCGCATTCATAGAAAAGATGCTGCTAGTATATAAAACCCAACGCCTCAACCTAGATGAGACTTTCAGGGAATTTGCCAATAGATATCTAAAGGCTGAAGTCTAA